In Lonchura striata isolate bLonStr1 chromosome 2, bLonStr1.mat, whole genome shotgun sequence, a single genomic region encodes these proteins:
- the KCTD21 gene encoding BTB/POZ domain-containing protein KCTD21 — translation MSEPITLNVGGKLYTTSLSTLTSFPDSMLGAMFSGKIPTKKDSQGNCFIDRDGKIFRYILNFLRTSHLDLPEDFQEMGLLRREVDFYQIQPLIEALQEKEVELSKAEKNAMLNITLDQKTQTVHFTVREAPQIYSLSSSNMEVFSAHIFSTSCLFLKLLGSKLYYCFNGNLSSISSYLQDPNHLTLDWVASVKGLPEEEYTKQNLKRLWVVPDNKQINSFQVFVEEVLKIAMSDGFCIDSAHPHTSDFMNNKIIRLIRYK, via the coding sequence ATGTCAGAACCTATCACGCTCAATGTTGGAGGAAAACTCTATACTACCTCTCTGTCCACTCTGACTAGCTTTCCAGACTCCATGCTGGGGGCCATGTTTAGTGGGAAGATCCCAACCAAGAAGGACAGCCAAGGCAACTGCTTTATTGACAGAGATGGCAAAATCTTCCGCTATATCCTGAACTTTTTGCGAACTTCTCACTTGGACCTTCCCGAAGATTTTCAGGAAATGGGCTTACTGCGGCGAGAAGTAGATTTTTATCAAATTCAGCCCCTGATTGAGGCCTTGCAGGAGAAGGAGGTAGAGCTTTctaaagcagagaaaaatgcCATGCTTAACATCACCCTAGATCAGAAGACCCAGACCGTTCACTTCACTGTCCGAGAAGCACCCCAGATTTACAGCCTGTCTTCCTCCAACATGGAAGTGTTCAGTGCTCATATCTTCTCCACATCGTGCCTGTTCCTGAAGCTTCTTGGTTCCAAACTGTACTACTGTTTCAATGGAAACCTTTCCTCAATATCCAGTTACTTGCAGGACCCCAACCACTTGACCTTAGATTGGGTTGCAAGTGTGAAAGGCCTTCCCGAAGAGGAGTACACCAAACAGAACTTGAAGAGACTCTGGGTGGTGCCAGATAATAAGCAAATCAATAGTTTCCAGGTGTTTGTGGAAGAAGTGCTGAAAATAGCCATGAGTGATGGTTTCTGCATAGATTCTGCTCATCCACATACTTCAGATTTCATGAATAATAAGATTATTCGCCTAATTCGATACAAGTAG